Proteins encoded in a region of the Halioglobus maricola genome:
- the hemL gene encoding glutamate-1-semialdehyde 2,1-aminomutase encodes MSSSTELFDRACQHIPGGVNSPVRAFKAVGGTPIFIERSDGARVYDCEGKAYIDYVLSWGPMLMGHNHPAVREAVIKQSEKGLSFGAPTELEIELADRICAIMPGMDMVRMVNSGTEATMSAIRLARGYTGRDTIVKFEGCYHGHSDSLLVKAGSGALTMGVPSSPGVPAALADHTMTLNYNDPEGVRAAFAEHGDSIACVIVEPVAGNMNCIPPAPGFLETLRECCDASGAVLILDEVMTGFRFGLEGAQGYFGVEADLTTLGKVIGGGMPVGAFGGKREIMEQIAPLGPVYQAGTLSGNPIAMAAGLATLDIISADGFYEPLFARTENLCAGLQDAADRAGVAFTTNHRGTMFGGFFTNASQIENYRQVMACDTEAFNRFFHLMLEAGVYLAPASYEAGFMSSAHTDADIDATVDAARGAFAAL; translated from the coding sequence ATGAGCAGCTCAACAGAACTTTTCGATCGCGCCTGCCAGCACATCCCCGGGGGCGTGAACTCCCCGGTGCGCGCCTTCAAGGCTGTCGGTGGCACCCCGATTTTCATCGAGCGAAGTGATGGCGCCAGGGTCTACGACTGTGAGGGCAAGGCCTACATCGATTACGTACTGTCCTGGGGGCCCATGCTGATGGGCCACAATCACCCGGCTGTGCGCGAGGCCGTTATCAAGCAAAGTGAAAAGGGCCTGAGCTTTGGAGCCCCCACCGAGCTGGAGATAGAACTCGCCGACCGTATTTGCGCCATCATGCCCGGCATGGACATGGTGCGCATGGTGAACTCCGGCACCGAAGCCACCATGAGCGCAATTCGACTGGCACGGGGCTATACCGGGCGCGATACGATCGTGAAGTTTGAGGGCTGCTACCACGGCCACTCGGATTCACTGCTGGTTAAAGCCGGCTCCGGCGCTCTCACCATGGGCGTACCCAGCTCCCCCGGGGTACCCGCCGCTCTCGCCGACCACACCATGACCCTGAATTACAACGACCCTGAGGGCGTTCGGGCTGCCTTCGCAGAACACGGCGACAGCATCGCCTGCGTCATCGTTGAACCGGTGGCCGGCAATATGAACTGCATACCGCCCGCCCCCGGCTTCCTGGAGACACTGCGCGAATGTTGTGATGCCAGTGGCGCCGTCCTGATCCTGGATGAGGTAATGACCGGTTTCCGCTTCGGCCTTGAGGGCGCGCAGGGCTATTTCGGCGTGGAGGCCGACCTCACTACACTCGGCAAGGTCATCGGTGGCGGCATGCCGGTGGGTGCCTTTGGCGGCAAGCGGGAAATCATGGAACAGATAGCGCCGCTGGGACCGGTTTACCAGGCCGGCACCTTGTCCGGTAACCCGATCGCCATGGCAGCGGGACTCGCCACGCTCGACATTATTTCTGCCGATGGCTTTTATGAGCCCCTGTTTGCGCGCACGGAAAATCTCTGTGCGGGCCTGCAGGACGCGGCCGACCGCGCGGGCGTCGCCTTCACCACCAACCATCGCGGCACGATGTTCGGCGGCTTTTTCACCAACGCCAGCCAGATTGAGAACTACCGCCAGGTCATGGCCTGTGACACAGAAGCCTTCAACCGCTTCTTCCACCTGATGCTTGAGGCCGGCGTTTATCTGGCACCGGCATCGTACGAAGCAGGCTTTATGTCCAGCGCTCATACCGACGCCGACATCGACGCCACCGTAGACGCCGCTCGCGGCGCCTTTGCGGCCCTGTAA
- the erpA gene encoding iron-sulfur cluster insertion protein ErpA → MSVAAAFNPSSINLTANAVRKVQQLVTEEENSALKLRVYITGGGCSGFQYGFSFDEDAAEDDTAITEEGVTLLVDPMSFQYLVGSTVDYTEGLEGSRFIIENPNASTTCGCGASFSI, encoded by the coding sequence ATGTCTGTAGCAGCTGCATTTAATCCCTCGAGCATCAACCTCACTGCCAATGCCGTGCGTAAAGTACAGCAACTGGTGACCGAGGAAGAAAACTCCGCGCTCAAACTGCGGGTGTATATCACCGGCGGTGGCTGCTCGGGTTTCCAGTACGGATTTTCCTTCGATGAGGATGCAGCTGAAGATGACACTGCCATTACCGAGGAAGGCGTCACCCTGCTGGTCGATCCTATGAGCTTCCAGTATCTGGTCGGCTCCACCGTCGACTACACCGAGGGCCTTGAGGGCTCGCGCTTCATTATCGAAAACCCCAATGCGTCAACCACCTGTGGTTGCGGCGCGTCCTTCTCGATTTAG
- the hemB gene encoding porphobilinogen synthase, whose translation MSFTSQRGPFPQTRLRRLRANAFSRELVRENLLTPADLIFPVFVLEGSGEREAIPSMPGIERLSADLLLAQAKELHSLGVPALALFPVVGPEQKSLMAEEAYNPDGLVQRTVKSLKDALPDMGIITDVALDPYTTHGQDGIIDEAAYVLNDVTSEVLVQQALSHAAAGADVVAPSDMMDGRIGAIRSALEEASHPNTLIMAYAAKYASSYYGPFRDAVGSAGNIKGGNKFSYQMDPANSDEALHECALDLREGADMIMVKPGMPYLDIARRVKDELKAPTFAYQVSGEYAMHQAAFTQGWLAREPVMLESLLAFKRAGCDGILTYFALEAARALQ comes from the coding sequence ATGTCATTCACAAGCCAACGCGGCCCCTTTCCCCAGACCCGACTGCGCCGACTGCGCGCCAACGCCTTTTCGCGCGAGCTGGTGCGGGAAAACCTGCTCACCCCGGCGGACCTGATTTTCCCGGTATTTGTGCTCGAAGGCAGCGGCGAGCGCGAAGCCATCCCCTCCATGCCCGGTATCGAGCGACTCAGCGCGGATCTACTGCTGGCGCAGGCGAAAGAACTACACAGCCTGGGCGTACCGGCGCTCGCCCTGTTCCCGGTGGTAGGGCCAGAGCAAAAATCGCTGATGGCCGAAGAGGCCTACAACCCTGACGGCCTCGTGCAGCGCACAGTGAAATCGCTGAAAGATGCCCTGCCCGATATGGGCATCATCACCGATGTGGCGCTGGACCCCTACACCACCCACGGCCAGGACGGCATCATCGACGAAGCCGCCTACGTGCTCAACGACGTGACCAGCGAAGTACTGGTACAGCAGGCCCTGTCCCACGCGGCAGCAGGCGCGGATGTCGTCGCTCCTTCCGACATGATGGACGGGCGCATCGGCGCCATCCGCTCTGCGCTGGAGGAGGCATCCCATCCCAACACGCTGATCATGGCCTACGCCGCGAAGTACGCGTCGAGCTACTATGGCCCCTTCCGCGACGCCGTTGGCTCAGCCGGCAACATTAAGGGTGGCAACAAGTTCAGCTACCAGATGGACCCAGCGAATTCAGACGAGGCCCTGCACGAATGCGCGCTGGACCTGCGCGAAGGCGCCGACATGATCATGGTCAAGCCGGGTATGCCGTATCTGGACATTGCCCGCAGAGTCAAAGACGAACTCAAGGCCCCCACATTTGCCTACCAGGTGAGCGGCGAATACGCGATGCACCAGGCCGCCTTTACCCAGGGCTGGCTGGCGCGCGAACCGGTCATGCTGGAATCTCTGCTGGCCTTCAAACGCGCCGGCTGCGACGGCATTCTCACCTACTTCGCACTGGAAGCTGCTCGGGCACTGCAGTGA
- a CDS encoding chloride channel protein, with amino-acid sequence MRKLIGEYRHHLSNYESVLAYSVLGIVGGLASGLVVLAFELAIGQLAALWGVGESGDGFEALPRYMHFALPVAGALILGICYHFLKPEDRETGIVHVLSRMHTHYGVLPLRNALVQFFAGAFALASGQSGGREGPGVHLGGAINSVLGQRLGLPNNSLRVLIACGAAGGIAAAFNTPLAGIIFAMEVIIAEYTVVGFIPVILAAVSASAVSRTLLTGGAVFAIPELQLNSLLEIPYVIFLGFCCGLAVVAFIQISRATARLAHWNVIVRFALAGLVTGCLALFMPQILGIGYDTLDDALHSELALITLALVAIAKLVATAVSAGAGMPLGIIGPNLLIGACIGGTLGMIGVQFIPEHASDPVLYIVLGMGACMAAALNAPLAALLAVIELTHSIGIGMPAMLAIVTATLTSTGLFRQRSIHQTVLKQLRRNVPDDPLNQLLHSTHVAAIMDNRAVRVPAVLTDEDKVPLLEFSPAWCLVNREGEDLYLVQGAELLTWLEQNASADPVDITDADIRRWTTSAVPVQASLRQALDSITADTAEIACIYERSRASGKRILHGVVTREAIEKFTLGRL; translated from the coding sequence GTGCGTAAACTCATCGGTGAATATCGCCATCATTTGTCCAATTATGAGTCGGTACTCGCCTACTCGGTGCTCGGCATCGTCGGCGGTCTTGCGTCGGGGCTCGTGGTGCTGGCCTTTGAACTGGCGATAGGCCAGTTGGCAGCCCTCTGGGGCGTGGGTGAGAGCGGCGACGGTTTCGAGGCGCTGCCGCGCTATATGCACTTTGCCCTGCCTGTGGCGGGCGCGCTCATCCTGGGCATCTGCTACCACTTCCTGAAGCCCGAAGACCGCGAGACCGGGATCGTCCACGTGCTCAGCAGAATGCACACCCACTACGGCGTACTGCCCTTGCGCAACGCCCTGGTCCAGTTTTTTGCCGGCGCCTTCGCTCTGGCCAGTGGTCAGTCTGGCGGCCGCGAGGGCCCCGGCGTACATCTCGGTGGTGCCATCAACAGCGTGCTGGGCCAGCGGCTGGGGCTGCCCAACAACAGCCTGCGCGTGCTCATTGCCTGCGGCGCCGCCGGGGGCATCGCCGCCGCGTTCAATACCCCGCTGGCGGGCATCATCTTCGCCATGGAAGTCATCATTGCAGAGTACACGGTGGTGGGCTTTATCCCGGTCATACTCGCCGCAGTGTCGGCTTCCGCCGTCAGCCGGACCCTGCTCACCGGTGGGGCGGTGTTTGCCATCCCCGAACTCCAGCTAAACTCGCTGCTGGAAATCCCCTACGTCATTTTCCTCGGTTTCTGCTGCGGGCTGGCCGTTGTGGCATTCATCCAGATATCGCGGGCGACCGCCAGACTCGCGCACTGGAATGTGATCGTCCGCTTTGCCCTGGCGGGGCTGGTTACGGGTTGCCTGGCCCTGTTCATGCCCCAGATCCTCGGCATCGGCTACGACACTCTCGACGATGCCCTCCACAGCGAACTGGCACTGATTACCCTGGCGCTTGTCGCCATTGCCAAGCTGGTCGCCACGGCCGTCAGCGCCGGCGCGGGGATGCCTCTGGGCATCATCGGCCCCAACCTGCTAATCGGCGCCTGCATTGGCGGCACCCTGGGTATGATCGGGGTGCAGTTCATCCCAGAGCACGCCTCCGATCCAGTGCTCTACATCGTGCTCGGTATGGGCGCATGCATGGCGGCGGCGCTGAATGCGCCACTGGCAGCCCTGCTCGCAGTCATTGAGCTCACCCACTCCATTGGCATCGGGATGCCGGCTATGCTGGCGATTGTCACCGCCACCCTCACCAGCACCGGCCTGTTTCGCCAGCGCTCGATTCACCAGACCGTGCTCAAGCAACTGCGCCGCAACGTGCCTGATGACCCCCTCAATCAATTGCTGCACAGTACCCACGTTGCCGCCATCATGGACAACCGCGCAGTGCGCGTACCAGCCGTATTGACCGACGAGGATAAAGTGCCACTGCTCGAGTTCAGCCCAGCCTGGTGCCTGGTGAACCGCGAAGGCGAGGATCTTTACCTGGTGCAGGGTGCCGAATTGCTGACGTGGCTGGAGCAAAACGCCTCCGCAGACCCGGTTGACATCACTGACGCCGATATCCGCCGCTGGACAACCTCGGCCGTTCCGGTGCAGGCGAGCTTGCGCCAGGCCCTGGACAGTATCACTGCCGACACCGCAGAGATCGCCTGCATTTATGAACGCAGCCGCGCCTCGGGTAAGCGTATTCTGCACGGTGTCGTCACCCGTGAAGCGATCGAAAAATTTACCCTGGGCCGGCTCTAG
- a CDS encoding acyl-CoA transferase produces MIKARQCLIVLLGFFMAGALAAVASAEEREVVRYVSEIELETEADLGELLGRAENLFTAGELPQEEGAALTLVLHGPVLRSLMRENYAGSKPVVDQAASLSALGVVQFKACRSWMGSNGVDEESLQPFVTTVSYGPGEVQRLVREQGYIYF; encoded by the coding sequence TTGATTAAAGCCCGGCAGTGCCTGATTGTGCTGCTGGGCTTTTTTATGGCCGGTGCATTAGCCGCAGTAGCGAGCGCCGAAGAGCGCGAGGTGGTGCGCTATGTCTCCGAGATCGAACTCGAGACCGAGGCTGACCTGGGCGAGTTGCTGGGGCGCGCTGAAAACCTGTTTACCGCCGGTGAGTTACCGCAGGAGGAGGGCGCAGCCCTGACATTGGTGCTGCACGGCCCGGTGTTGCGCAGTCTGATGCGCGAAAACTATGCGGGAAGCAAACCGGTGGTGGACCAGGCTGCCAGTCTGAGTGCCCTGGGTGTGGTTCAGTTCAAGGCCTGCCGGTCCTGGATGGGTAGCAATGGGGTCGACGAAGAGAGCCTGCAACCTTTCGTGACAACCGTGTCCTATGGGCCGGGCGAGGTACAGCGCCTGGTTCGCGAACAGGGCTACATCTACTTCTAG
- the argC gene encoding N-acetyl-gamma-glutamyl-phosphate reductase: MVRVGIVGGTGYTGVELLRLLATHPEAEVVCITSRAESGRRVDDLYPNLRGHYDLAFSEPDVATLAACDVVFFATPHNVAMNMVPELLAAGARIVDLSADYRIHDAALWSQWYGEPHASPEVLPQAVYGLPEVNREAIASATLVACPGCYPTSVQLGLIPLLAKGLVDPQHLIASSASGVSGAGRQGKVDNIFPEVADSFKAYGVAGHRHLPEIEQGLGDAAGEAVRLTFVPHLLPMIRGIHSTLFATLRAPAGDLQALYEEWYADEPFVDVLPQGVFPQTRTVKGANRCQLGIQIPQDRDTVVVMAAIDNLVKGASGQAVQNMNIMLGLPEEMGLQQVGLLP, translated from the coding sequence ATGGTCAGGGTAGGCATTGTAGGTGGTACCGGTTATACGGGCGTTGAGTTACTGCGTCTGTTGGCAACGCATCCGGAGGCGGAGGTAGTGTGCATTACCTCTCGCGCCGAGAGCGGCCGCCGCGTGGACGACCTCTATCCCAATTTGCGTGGTCACTATGACCTTGCCTTCTCTGAACCGGATGTCGCGACTCTGGCCGCCTGTGATGTCGTATTTTTTGCGACGCCCCACAATGTGGCCATGAATATGGTGCCTGAGCTGCTCGCAGCGGGGGCCCGCATTGTCGACCTGTCTGCCGACTACCGTATTCACGACGCGGCGCTCTGGTCCCAGTGGTATGGCGAACCCCACGCCAGCCCGGAGGTTCTGCCGCAAGCCGTTTATGGCCTGCCCGAGGTCAATCGCGAGGCAATCGCCTCGGCGACCCTGGTAGCTTGCCCTGGCTGCTACCCCACCTCGGTCCAACTCGGCCTGATTCCGCTGCTCGCCAAGGGGCTGGTGGACCCGCAGCACCTGATCGCCAGTTCGGCGTCCGGAGTCAGCGGTGCCGGCCGGCAGGGCAAGGTGGATAATATATTCCCCGAAGTCGCCGACAGCTTTAAGGCTTACGGCGTCGCTGGTCACCGCCACTTGCCTGAAATTGAGCAGGGGCTGGGCGATGCGGCCGGCGAGGCGGTGCGGCTGACGTTTGTGCCGCACCTCCTGCCCATGATTCGCGGAATTCACTCGACCCTGTTTGCCACGTTGCGCGCACCAGCGGGCGACCTGCAGGCGCTGTACGAGGAGTGGTATGCCGACGAACCCTTTGTCGATGTGCTGCCCCAGGGTGTTTTCCCCCAGACCCGGACGGTCAAAGGTGCCAATCGCTGCCAGTTGGGTATTCAGATCCCGCAGGACAGGGACACCGTGGTAGTAATGGCCGCCATTGATAACCTGGTCAAAGGTGCCTCCGGTCAGGCCGTGCAAAATATGAACATCATGCTCGGCCTGCCCGAGGAGATGGGCTTGCAGCAGGTTGGGCTGCTGCCCTGA
- a CDS encoding peptidoglycan DD-metalloendopeptidase family protein: MPGVKRPRGATAIRGQQSPLAQLTLPTIAVKRGHVAIGLVAVGCIAVALGLSGDDAATVAEAPVVTDTLTEAVAAEPIPAAPVDTFAEPTAPAQPPWIEETVRSGDNLSLIFERAGYTKRDVHRVVTEPEHGKGLARIHPGQTIAFQAGEDGGLASVKFVKSQLETVVYRLENDSFVSEIQTRQTDIVQSTASGVITSSLFMAGQEAGLSQTTIMEMANIFGGVIDFVGDPRKGDTMNLVFQEHQLDGVKYDDGDIIAASYNNQGKLYTAYRYVDSNGDAGYYNEKGVSMRKAFLLAPVDFTRISSNFNPRRIHPIYKTARPHRGTDYAAPTGTPVYAAGDGRVRKAGYSKANGNYVFIQHGEQFETKYLHLHKRRAKTGQRVSQGQVIGTVGSTGAATGPHLHYEFLMNGVHRNPRTIHKKLPKAKSLPAAEMPRFLAAIEPAAQQLAQLQADTDTQLALAGANPDRG; encoded by the coding sequence ATGCCAGGAGTAAAGCGGCCGCGGGGCGCTACGGCGATTCGCGGACAACAATCACCGCTTGCCCAGCTGACACTGCCTACTATTGCAGTGAAGCGAGGGCATGTCGCGATCGGGCTCGTCGCTGTCGGCTGTATTGCGGTCGCACTCGGCCTGAGTGGCGATGATGCCGCTACCGTTGCAGAGGCCCCGGTCGTAACAGACACCCTCACCGAGGCTGTAGCAGCGGAACCTATCCCCGCCGCCCCAGTCGACACTTTCGCCGAACCCACCGCGCCAGCGCAGCCACCCTGGATTGAAGAAACCGTGCGCAGCGGCGACAACCTGTCACTGATCTTCGAACGCGCCGGCTATACCAAACGAGACGTGCATCGCGTGGTCACTGAACCCGAACACGGCAAGGGTCTTGCCAGGATCCATCCGGGCCAGACCATCGCCTTCCAGGCAGGCGAAGACGGCGGCCTTGCCTCGGTCAAGTTCGTGAAGTCACAGCTTGAGACGGTGGTTTATCGGCTTGAGAACGACAGCTTCGTCAGTGAGATCCAGACGCGCCAGACAGATATCGTGCAATCTACCGCCTCGGGTGTGATCACCTCCTCTTTGTTTATGGCGGGACAGGAAGCAGGCCTGTCGCAGACCACCATCATGGAAATGGCCAACATCTTTGGCGGTGTTATCGATTTCGTGGGCGACCCGCGCAAGGGCGACACCATGAACCTGGTGTTTCAGGAGCACCAGCTCGACGGCGTGAAATACGACGATGGTGACATCATCGCTGCGTCCTACAACAACCAGGGCAAGCTCTATACCGCCTACCGCTATGTCGACAGCAATGGCGACGCCGGTTACTACAACGAGAAGGGTGTCAGCATGCGCAAGGCCTTTCTGCTGGCGCCGGTTGATTTCACCCGCATCAGCTCGAACTTCAACCCGCGCCGGATCCACCCCATCTACAAGACCGCGCGACCACACCGCGGCACGGACTATGCCGCACCCACGGGCACCCCGGTCTACGCCGCCGGTGACGGCCGGGTGCGCAAGGCCGGCTACAGCAAAGCCAATGGCAACTATGTCTTCATCCAGCACGGCGAGCAGTTCGAAACCAAGTATCTGCACCTGCACAAGCGCCGCGCCAAGACCGGGCAGCGCGTATCCCAGGGCCAGGTTATCGGCACCGTGGGGTCCACCGGTGCCGCCACGGGCCCACACCTGCACTATGAATTCCTGATGAACGGCGTACACCGCAACCCACGCACCATTCACAAGAAGCTGCCCAAGGCGAAATCACTGCCAGCCGCGGAGATGCCACGCTTCCTCGCCGCCATTGAGCCCGCTGCCCAGCAACTGGCTCAACTGCAGGCCGACACGGACACCCAGCTCGCGCTCGCCGGGGCTAATCCTGACCGGGGCTGA
- a CDS encoding DUF6776 family protein, producing the protein MSISKDSRRRYRRLQVVVATLLVGVVLLAGFYLGQRAAYSGMGLDPALYQALKKEVPALQGELAQVQGELDVQAARHEMDQQALELVRQELAAQKEHIATLEEGLRFYKSLMAPGEIAQGLSLRSPELVAMEKERQYTFRIVAQQEARKHSLLKGHLSVELDGLLEGEDVSYPLSELSADVDAGKIALRFRYFQSIEGQLTLPEGFEPSQLRLVATATSPRKAEVREAFPWQVQARFTHVGK; encoded by the coding sequence GTGAGCATTTCGAAAGATAGCCGACGCCGCTATCGCCGCTTGCAGGTGGTGGTGGCTACGTTGCTGGTGGGGGTGGTGCTCCTGGCTGGGTTTTATCTGGGACAGCGCGCGGCCTACAGCGGTATGGGCCTTGATCCAGCGCTGTATCAGGCCCTGAAGAAGGAAGTCCCGGCCCTGCAGGGCGAGCTTGCACAAGTACAGGGAGAGCTCGATGTGCAGGCAGCTCGCCATGAGATGGACCAGCAGGCGCTGGAGCTTGTCCGTCAGGAACTGGCCGCCCAGAAAGAGCATATAGCGACCCTCGAAGAGGGGCTGCGTTTTTACAAGAGCCTGATGGCGCCCGGGGAGATCGCCCAGGGCCTGAGTTTGCGCTCGCCTGAATTGGTCGCAATGGAAAAGGAGCGTCAATATACCTTTCGCATTGTTGCCCAGCAGGAGGCGCGCAAGCACTCGCTGCTAAAAGGCCACTTATCGGTGGAGCTCGATGGTCTCCTCGAGGGTGAAGATGTAAGCTATCCGCTATCGGAATTGAGTGCCGATGTAGACGCAGGCAAGATTGCTCTGCGTTTCCGGTACTTTCAGTCAATCGAAGGACAGCTGACCCTGCCCGAGGGCTTTGAACCCTCCCAATTGCGCCTGGTGGCAACCGCCACATCGCCGCGCAAGGCAGAGGTAAGGGAAGCGTTTCCCTGGCAGGTTCAAGCGAGGTTTACCCATGTGGGGAAATAA
- a CDS encoding CopD family protein — MLWMKALHLIFVVCWFAGLFYLPRIFVNYAAAQSPESREILAGMAHRLYRFVTPFMVLVILLGVGLLATNPGYYLQAGWMWLKLACMVALVLYHFQCGRYLKAIMNHSDEHSHVFYRWFNEIPVIFLFIMIILAVLKPF, encoded by the coding sequence GTGTTGTGGATGAAAGCCTTACACCTGATTTTTGTGGTCTGCTGGTTTGCCGGCCTGTTCTACCTGCCGCGGATTTTTGTGAACTATGCCGCCGCTCAAAGCCCGGAAAGCCGGGAAATACTCGCGGGCATGGCGCACCGCCTGTACCGATTCGTCACTCCGTTTATGGTGCTGGTCATCCTGCTGGGGGTCGGCCTGCTCGCCACTAACCCCGGCTACTATCTGCAGGCGGGTTGGATGTGGCTAAAATTGGCCTGCATGGTGGCGCTGGTGCTCTACCATTTCCAGTGTGGCCGCTACCTGAAAGCGATCATGAATCACAGTGACGAACACAGTCATGTGTTCTACCGCTGGTTCAACGAAATACCGGTCATATTCTTGTTCATCATGATTATCCTCGCTGTACTAAAACCCTTCTGA
- a CDS encoding anhydro-N-acetylmuramic acid kinase has translation MAEGLYLGLMSGTSMDAIDAAIVRCQQGGVSLLHTHAEAIPAELRQRIHELSHDGANEIERLGRLDRELGALFARASMQTLKQAQLSASDIIAIGSHGQTLRHRPPSAGHGATSFTLQIGDPNTIAELTGITTVADFRRRDMAAGGEGAPLAPAFHAQAFGAEGTTRAIVNIGGIANVSLLQGRELIAGFDTGPGNTLMDHWHARHCGGHYDADGAWAASGSVNDALLSALMSDDYFNLRGARSTGKETFNLAWLEQLLPGADVPAADVQATLCELTARTIAGAISAEQADTAEVFVCGGGAHNRELLRRLGCALPGAAIADTTALGIDPDWVEAALFAWLAYRTMNNMSGNATRVTGAAGPRILGGIFPAA, from the coding sequence ATGGCCGAGGGCTTGTATCTGGGCCTGATGTCCGGCACCAGCATGGACGCCATCGACGCAGCCATTGTGCGCTGCCAGCAGGGCGGCGTGTCCCTGCTCCACACCCACGCCGAAGCAATACCTGCCGAGCTGCGCCAACGCATTCATGAACTCAGCCACGACGGCGCCAATGAAATTGAGCGCCTCGGCCGCCTCGATCGGGAACTCGGCGCTCTTTTTGCCCGCGCGAGCATGCAAACCCTGAAACAAGCGCAGCTTTCAGCCAGCGACATCATCGCTATTGGCAGCCACGGTCAGACCCTGCGCCACCGGCCGCCCTCGGCGGGCCACGGTGCAACATCGTTTACGCTGCAGATCGGCGACCCAAATACGATTGCAGAACTCACCGGCATCACCACCGTGGCGGATTTTCGGCGCCGTGATATGGCTGCCGGCGGCGAGGGCGCACCCCTGGCGCCCGCTTTCCACGCCCAGGCCTTTGGTGCCGAGGGCACCACGCGCGCGATCGTCAATATAGGCGGCATCGCCAATGTGAGCCTGCTGCAGGGCAGGGAATTGATCGCGGGCTTTGATACCGGGCCGGGTAACACCCTGATGGATCACTGGCACGCCAGGCACTGCGGCGGGCACTACGACGCCGACGGCGCCTGGGCGGCAAGCGGCTCAGTGAATGATGCACTGCTCAGTGCACTGATGAGCGATGACTATTTCAACCTGCGCGGCGCTCGTAGCACAGGCAAAGAAACCTTCAACCTTGCCTGGCTGGAGCAACTGCTGCCCGGGGCCGATGTGCCAGCGGCAGATGTACAGGCGACCCTGTGTGAGTTGACCGCTCGGACGATTGCCGGCGCCATCAGCGCTGAACAAGCGGACACTGCGGAGGTGTTTGTCTGCGGTGGCGGCGCCCACAACCGGGAGCTGTTACGCAGACTGGGGTGCGCGCTTCCGGGTGCGGCGATTGCCGACACGACTGCACTGGGCATTGATCCGGACTGGGTCGAGGCCGCTCTGTTTGCATGGCTGGCCTACCGCACCATGAACAACATGAGTGGCAACGCCACCCGCGTGACCGGCGCGGCCGGACCGAGGATTCTCGGCGGTATTTTCCCGGCGGCTTGA
- a CDS encoding bactofilin family protein: protein MWGNKRTKFSASAGTTLVARDTTVVGDMHFSGCLEIEGVVQGNLVADEGSKAEVSIADGGRVEGEIRAPIVVINGVIEGDVYSTERLELAPRGRVHGNVHYALLEMEAGSEVNGSLTHKAADEQQAPAQLDHSVEVTELGESPAAKAESPSMAKVD from the coding sequence ATGTGGGGAAATAAAAGAACGAAATTTAGCGCATCAGCGGGCACGACGCTGGTGGCCAGGGATACGACAGTCGTTGGCGATATGCACTTCAGCGGCTGCCTTGAAATCGAGGGCGTTGTCCAGGGTAACCTGGTGGCGGATGAGGGCAGTAAGGCCGAGGTCAGTATCGCGGACGGCGGGCGAGTGGAAGGTGAAATCCGGGCCCCGATCGTGGTGATCAACGGTGTCATTGAGGGCGACGTCTACTCTACAGAACGCCTTGAGCTTGCGCCTCGCGGGCGCGTGCACGGTAATGTCCACTACGCGCTGCTGGAAATGGAGGCAGGTTCAGAGGTCAATGGCAGCCTGACCCATAAGGCGGCGGACGAGCAGCAGGCACCCGCGCAGCTGGATCACTCTGTAGAAGTCACCGAGCTGGGTGAGAGCCCCGCGGCGAAGGCTGAATCACCCTCCATGGCTAAAGTTGACTGA